DNA sequence from the Actinacidiphila yeochonensis CN732 genome:
CCCCGCGCGCGACCGGCCTCCGCGCGCGACCGGTGCCCGCCCTGCGCGGGGGAGCCGCCGTGCCCGCCTGCCTCCGACGGCCCGGGCCGGTGGTACGGGGAGCCGGAACGGCCCCGTCCGGAGGTCAGTTGAGCAGGGCGCGGGCGGCGCGGGCCTCGGACCGGATGGCGGTGGCCGTCTCCGGGTCGAAGGCGCCCACCACGTCCGCGTACTCCTCCATCGCCGCCGCGCCGCCGAGGAAGTCGCCCATCTTGACCAGGAGTCCGGCCCGCTCGTAGCGGAGCTTGGCCGGGTGGCGGGGCAGCAGCAGGGTCAGCTCGATGCTCCACAGCTGGACCGCCATCCGGTCCGGACGGGGCGCGGCCCAGGCGCGGATGTTGCCCAGCACCCGGCGCACCACGTCCAGCGGGTCGGCCGGGCCCAGCGAGGCCAGCGCGGCCCGCGCCGCCCCGGGCGGGCTCCCCGTCGACCGCGCCACCAGCAGGTCGGCGTCCACCGGGGAGAGCGGCCGGCCCCCGTCGAACGGGTCGACGAGGACGAACGGCTCGGCCCCGGCCGCCCCCGCGCCGCCGACGTCGCCCAGCGCCACCACGAAGCGGCCGGGCAGCCCCACCCCGTGCACCGGCGCGCCCGCCCGCCGCGCCACCTCCATCCACACCACCGACAGCAGGATCGGCAGCCCGCGGCGGCGCCGCAGCACCTCCTGGAGGAGGGAGGACTCCAGCCGCCCGTAGTCCGCGTCCGTGCCGTGGAAGCCGTGCCCCGCGCCCAGCACCCGGTGCAGCGCCTCCGCCCACTCCCGGGGGCCGCGTACCCCGTAGGGCATCAGCCCGGCCAGCCGGTCCAGCTCGATCTGCGCCAGGTCGGCGGCATCCCCGTCCAGCGCCGGGTCCGCCTCGGCCCCGATCAGCAGGCACAGCTCGGCGAGGTCGGGCCGCTCCTCCCGGGCCGCCGCCGCGAACCGCTCGCGCACCGACCCGGTCATACCGGAGGGCGCCGGTAGTGGTAGCCGTGGTGGTCGGTGAAGCCCAGCCGCTCGTACAGGGCGCGGGCCCCCGGGTTGTCCGCCTCCACCTGGAGGTGGGCGGCCGTGGCCCCCTCCTCGCGGGCCCGCCGGGCCAGCGCGGCCATCACCGCCGTGGCGAGGCCCCGCCGCCGCTGCTCCGGGGCCACCTCGACCGCGCCGAAGTGCGTCCACCGGCCGTCGACCACCGCCCGGCCGATCACGCCCGGCGCCGCGGCGAACCACACCGACGGGCCGCCCGTCATCACCCGCGCGGCGAGCTCGGCCAGGGCGCCGGTGCGGTGGTAGGCGGCCATCCAGGCGGCGTCCGGGGTCCGGCTGAACGTGAACTCCGGCTGCTCCGGCTGCCCTGGCAGCCCCGGCTCCTCGGCGAGCACCGCCAGCGGGGCCAGCGGCGCGGTGCGCACCAGCGTCGGCGACTCCCGCGACCAGCCCCGGGCGTCCAGCTCCGCCGCGTACGGCGAGGTGTCGGGCAGCTGGACGTACACCGGCAGGCCGCGCTCCCCGTACCAGGCGGCCACCCGCTCCAGCGCCTCGTCCAGCGGCACCCCCGGGTCGCCGACGGCCAGCACCGAGTTGGCCCGCTTGGTGAACCCCTCCCGGCGCGGCGGCCCGCCGGCCGGCCCGCCCGGCACCTCGGCCGCCGCGGCCCGCAGCGTCCACCCGCCCAGCCGCTCCGACTCCAGCGGCGGCCAGGCCCGCGCGGCGACCTCCTCCAGCTCGTCGGCCGTCGCGTCCGGCACCCCGCCGCGGCGCACCGGGGCAGGCGGCACGACCTTGCCGGCCACCAGGGCACGCTCCGCGATCCGGACCGTCCGCCCGTCGCGTCGTGTGACGCACACCACTCCGATGTCCCAAGATGCGAGAACACCGACCGTGTCGGTGAACGTAGGATGCCCGTCGACGATCTCGGCCAGCTGCCGTACCGACACGCGTTTTCCCACGTCAGCGGGGGTGATATGGATTCTGAGGCGTCCTATGGACGAGAAATCCGAGTGCATGCCTGCCCCTCCTGTTCGGATCGTGCCCGGGAACGGAGATACTAGGTGCGGGCATCGACGACGCCGCGCTCCCGCGCGAGATGAGCCCTAACGAGGAGGAACGACAGCGTGACTTACGTCATCGCGCAGCCTTGTGTCGACGTCAAGGACAAGGCGTGCATCGAAGAGTGCCCGGTCGACTGCATCTATGAGGGCTCCAGGTCCTTGTACATTCACCCCGACGAGTGTGTCGACTGCGGTGCGTGCGAGCCGGTGTGCCCGGTCGAGGCCATCTTCTACGAGGACGACACCCCGGAGGAGTGGAAGGACTACTACAAGGCGAACGTCGAGTTCTTCGACGAGCTCGGCTCGCCCGGTGGTGCCTCCAAGCTGGGCCTCATCGAGCGCGACCACCCGTTCGTCGCCGCGCTCCCGCCGCAGAACCAGTGAGCCGCGGCGGCCCGCTCGAAGGGCCGCCCAACGACCGCTGAACGACCTCCGCACCAGCCCGCCGGGTCCCGTACGGCCGCTCACGCGGCAGCCGTGCCGGGCCCGGCGTGCTTTTTCCCGCACCAAGCGAGAGTGAGCACGTGAGCATCTCCGCCCGCCTCCCCGCCTTCCCCTGGGACCGCCTGGAGCCGTACAAGGCCACGGCCGCCACCCACCCCGACGGCGTCGTGGACCTGTCGGTGGGTACCCCCGTCGACCCGGTCCCGGACGTGATCCGCGCCGCGCTGTCGGCCGCGTCCGACAGCCCGGGGTATCCGCTGACGTACGGGACGAAGGCGCTGCGCGAGGCCGCGGCGGAGTACCTGCGCAGGTGGCACGGCGTGGCCGGCGCGGACCAGGCCGCCGTGCTGCCGCTGATCGGCACCAAGGAGCTGGTCGGCTGGCTGCCCACCCTGCTGGACCTGCGCGAGGGCGACCAGGTCGGCCTGCCGGAGCTGGCCTACCCCACGTACGAGGTCGGCGCCCTCGTCGCCCGCGCCGAGCCCGTGGCGACCGACGACCCGGCCGCCGACCTGGATCCGGCCCGCACCCGGCTGCTGTGGCTGAACACCCCCTCCAACCCGACCGGCCGGGTGCAGACCGCGGCCGAGCTGCGGGCCGTCGTCGAGTGGGCCCGCGCCAACGACGTGCTGGTCGTCTCCGACGAGTGCTACATCGAACTCGGCTGGGAGGGCGCCGAGCCGGTCTCCGTCCTCCACCCGGACGTCTGCGGGGACAGCCACCAGGGCCTGCTCGCCGTCCACTCGCTCTCCAAGCGCTCCAACTTCGCCGGCTACCGCGGCGGCTTCCTCACCGGCGACCCGGAGGTGGTCGCGGCGCTGCTGGAGGTGCGCAAGCACACCGGCATGATCGTGCCGAAGCCGGTGCAGGACGCCATGGCCGCCGCCCTCGGCGACCGCGCCCACGCGGTCGAGCAGAAGGAGCGGTACGCCCGGCGGCGGGCCGCGCTGCGCACCGCCTTCGAGGCGGCCGGCTTCCGGATCGAGCACAGCGAGGCCAGCCTGTACCTGTGGGCGACCCGTGGCGAGGACTGCTGGACCACCGTCGCCGACCTCGCCGGGCTCGGCATCCTGGTGGCGCCCGGGGAGTTCTACGGGCCGGCCGGGCAGGAGTTCGTCCGGATCGCCTTCACCGCGACCGACGAGCGGGTGGCCGCAGCCGTCGCCCGCCTCACCCCGGCGGGCTGAGCCCCTCCCTGCCCGCCTCCCGCCCCGCGCCCCGGCCCACCAGGTCCGGGGCGCGGGGCGGCCGCGGAGCAGGCCCGAGGCTCGGCGCCCGAGGGGCTCAGCGGGCCACGGTGAGGAGGACGGGGGAGGCGGCCGCCGAGGCGGAGGCGCCCTTGGCGGCGCCCTTCGCGGTGGAACCCGCCGCGCTCCCCTTGGCCGCCGGCTCCTTCTGCCAGCCGCGTTCGGAGTGCGCGGCCTGCCAGCGCAGGCCGGCGAAGGAGACCTCCTCCAGCTTCAGCGTGTGCGCGTGCGCCACCGCCCACTGGGCCACCGCCCAGCCCCGCTGCTCCTCGGCCGCCGCGGTGCCGCCGCCGGCGGCCGTGGGCACCGCGACCGTCCGCGGGTCGGACTCCTGCCGCGGTGCGACCCGCTTGCCGAACTCCCGGGTCAGCCGCGCCGTCACCTGATCCGCCCGGCCCAGCCGGCCGCCCGCGCTGTAGGGCGTGTCG
Encoded proteins:
- the dapC gene encoding succinyldiaminopimelate transaminase — encoded protein: MSISARLPAFPWDRLEPYKATAATHPDGVVDLSVGTPVDPVPDVIRAALSAASDSPGYPLTYGTKALREAAAEYLRRWHGVAGADQAAVLPLIGTKELVGWLPTLLDLREGDQVGLPELAYPTYEVGALVARAEPVATDDPAADLDPARTRLLWLNTPSNPTGRVQTAAELRAVVEWARANDVLVVSDECYIELGWEGAEPVSVLHPDVCGDSHQGLLAVHSLSKRSNFAGYRGGFLTGDPEVVAALLEVRKHTGMIVPKPVQDAMAAALGDRAHAVEQKERYARRRAALRTAFEAAGFRIEHSEASLYLWATRGEDCWTTVADLAGLGILVAPGEFYGPAGQEFVRIAFTATDERVAAAVARLTPAG
- a CDS encoding transglutaminase family protein encodes the protein MTGSVRERFAAAAREERPDLAELCLLIGAEADPALDGDAADLAQIELDRLAGLMPYGVRGPREWAEALHRVLGAGHGFHGTDADYGRLESSLLQEVLRRRRGLPILLSVVWMEVARRAGAPVHGVGLPGRFVVALGDVGGAGAAGAEPFVLVDPFDGGRPLSPVDADLLVARSTGSPPGAARAALASLGPADPLDVVRRVLGNIRAWAAPRPDRMAVQLWSIELTLLLPRHPAKLRYERAGLLVKMGDFLGGAAAMEEYADVVGAFDPETATAIRSEARAARALLN
- a CDS encoding GNAT family N-acetyltransferase codes for the protein MHSDFSSIGRLRIHITPADVGKRVSVRQLAEIVDGHPTFTDTVGVLASWDIGVVCVTRRDGRTVRIAERALVAGKVVPPAPVRRGGVPDATADELEEVAARAWPPLESERLGGWTLRAAAAEVPGGPAGGPPRREGFTKRANSVLAVGDPGVPLDEALERVAAWYGERGLPVYVQLPDTSPYAAELDARGWSRESPTLVRTAPLAPLAVLAEEPGLPGQPEQPEFTFSRTPDAAWMAAYHRTGALAELAARVMTGGPSVWFAAAPGVIGRAVVDGRWTHFGAVEVAPEQRRRGLATAVMAALARRAREEGATAAHLQVEADNPGARALYERLGFTDHHGYHYRRPPV
- the fdxA gene encoding ferredoxin — its product is MTYVIAQPCVDVKDKACIEECPVDCIYEGSRSLYIHPDECVDCGACEPVCPVEAIFYEDDTPEEWKDYYKANVEFFDELGSPGGASKLGLIERDHPFVAALPPQNQ